Proteins found in one Geomonas subterranea genomic segment:
- a CDS encoding oligosaccharide flippase family protein, with product MSLLKKNLAANFAGSVWLTLMNLAFIPLYIKFLGVESYGLIGVFTTIQAISAMLDMGLGAATTREMARLGAVPGGAGGIRSFLRSVEVVYWVTAILIGLFLLVLSPLVAHHWIKATQVSPEVVQRAVQLMGVALAFQWPTALYTGGLNGMQRQVLLNGASIVMSTVRGIGAVAVLWLFSATVEAFFFWQILVNACYTLALALCLWNGLPAGDAPTCFSKKALSGIWKFAVDMAAISLVSTVLTQLDKVVLSKMLSLETFGYYTLAGVVASSLYRVIGPVFSAVYPKFVQMLQQGDLDGVTLLYHKSCQLLSLLLLPVSVVLMLFSREVMLLWTRNASTAEASFLIVSVLVAGTALNGLMNIPYALQLASGWTRLTLCTNTVAIVVLVPLVVIMTERFGAVGGASVWVILNGAYVLFSMHLMHRRLLPGEKWRWYREDVFYPLVASLSVAGAGRYFMPEHVSQVVMICYLAAVSMATLSAAALSVPQLAKDALLGPLRGRLKLTAEKNRSI from the coding sequence ATGAGCCTTTTGAAAAAGAACCTTGCGGCGAACTTCGCGGGCAGCGTCTGGCTCACGCTGATGAACCTTGCCTTCATCCCCCTTTACATCAAGTTCCTCGGGGTTGAATCTTACGGTTTGATCGGCGTCTTCACCACGATTCAGGCTATCTCGGCGATGCTCGATATGGGGCTTGGCGCCGCCACCACCCGCGAGATGGCAAGGCTTGGCGCGGTACCCGGTGGGGCTGGGGGGATACGGAGCTTCTTGCGGTCCGTGGAGGTCGTCTACTGGGTCACCGCCATTTTGATCGGTCTTTTCCTGTTGGTCCTCTCCCCCCTGGTCGCCCATCACTGGATCAAGGCGACGCAGGTCTCCCCTGAAGTGGTGCAGAGGGCTGTGCAGCTGATGGGGGTGGCGCTTGCCTTTCAGTGGCCGACGGCGCTTTACACCGGTGGGTTGAACGGGATGCAGCGCCAAGTTCTCTTAAACGGCGCGAGCATCGTCATGAGCACCGTGAGGGGAATCGGGGCCGTCGCGGTCCTCTGGCTCTTCTCAGCCACGGTTGAGGCCTTTTTCTTCTGGCAGATCCTGGTGAACGCGTGCTATACGCTAGCACTTGCCCTCTGCCTTTGGAACGGGCTTCCCGCAGGTGACGCACCGACATGCTTCTCCAAAAAGGCCCTTTCCGGCATCTGGAAGTTCGCCGTCGACATGGCCGCCATATCGCTCGTCTCCACCGTTTTGACCCAGCTCGACAAGGTGGTCCTGAGCAAGATGCTTTCGTTGGAGACGTTCGGTTACTACACCCTCGCGGGGGTGGTCGCCTCGTCGCTGTACCGGGTCATCGGGCCGGTGTTTTCCGCTGTGTACCCGAAGTTCGTGCAGATGCTGCAACAGGGCGACCTGGATGGGGTCACCCTTTTGTATCACAAGAGCTGCCAGCTCTTAAGCCTGCTCCTTTTGCCGGTGAGCGTCGTGCTCATGCTCTTTTCCCGCGAGGTGATGCTCCTTTGGACGCGAAATGCCTCCACGGCGGAAGCGTCCTTTTTGATCGTTTCGGTCCTCGTAGCCGGCACCGCTTTGAACGGGCTGATGAACATCCCCTACGCGCTGCAACTTGCCAGTGGCTGGACCCGGCTCACCCTCTGCACCAACACTGTTGCCATCGTCGTTTTGGTGCCGCTCGTCGTGATCATGACGGAGCGCTTCGGGGCGGTGGGCGGGGCGAGTGTCTGGGTCATTCTAAACGGAGCCTATGTGCTCTTCAGCATGCACCTCATGCACCGGCGGCTTTTGCCGGGCGAGAAGTGGCGCTGGTACCGCGAGGATGTTTTCTACCCGCTTGTGGCGAGCCTCTCCGTCGCCGGAGCGGGGCGGTATTTCATGCCTGAGCATGTCTCGCAGGTAGTGATGATTTGCTACCTTGCCGCCGTTTCCATGGCGACACTTTCGGCGGCCGCACTTTCTGTCCCGCAACTTGCAAAGGACGCCCTGCTCGGACCCCTCCGGGGGAGGTTGAAGTTAACGGCAGAAAAAAACAGGAGTATTTGA
- a CDS encoding glycosyltransferase family 2 protein — protein MGLLSVVIPTKNRQYTAVYAVRSVLDVDLADVEIVIHDCSETDVLRSMLRDNFGDDPRINYHYIDHPISMTDNWNAAFLKATGRYVCGIGDDDAVLPSIADVARWMESVKADAVLPLRMSYVWQDAYVGQISCGRVTFPTRFDGSASAIDLEALVAEKSRNCGFGYDADLPNLYHCVIKGELLARHHEKAGAIVRGTSLDAYASFAFSCYAKNVYYLDYPVTIRGICGSSNSNRIVSKKSNLHFKEYDAKSLTLPEYLPPVLDSDVSITESCIMALRDTGRTDLLEDMDLSVIYGKCAANRPSRLFDLYRRFKRFKKPGTDGARFFKVFFSYLIGRTMKLCFVSALLAKVNQVVPVYDFICDRVIKRNRKIKAADISEAVRTVMAYAEQNGIRLRVGEGARG, from the coding sequence ATGGGCCTATTGAGCGTGGTGATCCCAACCAAGAACCGGCAGTACACCGCCGTCTACGCAGTCAGGTCTGTGCTTGACGTCGACCTTGCCGATGTCGAGATCGTGATCCACGACTGTAGCGAGACGGACGTACTGAGGTCGATGCTCAGGGACAACTTTGGCGATGACCCGCGCATCAACTACCACTACATCGACCACCCCATCTCCATGACCGACAATTGGAACGCGGCGTTTCTGAAGGCGACCGGCAGATACGTCTGTGGCATCGGAGACGACGACGCCGTGCTGCCGTCAATAGCCGACGTGGCACGCTGGATGGAATCGGTTAAGGCCGATGCGGTGCTTCCCTTGCGCATGTCCTACGTCTGGCAGGACGCCTACGTAGGCCAGATCTCTTGCGGCAGGGTTACCTTTCCCACCCGTTTTGACGGCAGCGCTAGCGCCATCGATCTCGAGGCGTTGGTCGCGGAGAAAAGCAGGAACTGCGGCTTCGGCTACGACGCCGATCTCCCCAACCTGTACCACTGCGTCATCAAGGGGGAGCTCTTGGCCCGTCACCATGAGAAGGCGGGCGCCATCGTGCGGGGAACGTCGCTCGACGCCTACGCCTCGTTCGCCTTTTCCTGCTACGCAAAGAACGTCTACTACCTGGATTACCCGGTCACCATCCGGGGTATCTGTGGCAGCAGCAATTCGAACAGGATCGTTTCGAAGAAGTCTAACCTTCACTTCAAGGAGTACGACGCGAAGAGCCTCACTTTGCCGGAGTACCTGCCGCCGGTCCTGGATTCGGACGTTTCCATCACCGAGTCCTGCATCATGGCCCTCAGGGACACCGGCCGTACTGACCTCCTGGAAGATATGGACCTTTCTGTGATCTACGGGAAGTGTGCCGCCAACAGGCCGAGCCGGCTTTTCGATCTGTACCGCCGCTTCAAGAGGTTCAAGAAGCCCGGCACGGACGGGGCGCGCTTTTTCAAGGTCTTCTTCTCCTACCTGATAGGAAGGACCATGAAACTCTGCTTCGTGTCCGCGCTCCTTGCCAAGGTAAACCAAGTGGTCCCAGTCTATGACTTCATCTGCGACCGGGTCATCAAGAGGAACAGGAAGATCAAGGCCGCCGACATCTCAGAGGCGGTCCGCACGGTCATGGCCTATGCCGAGCAAAACGGCATCCGCTTGAGGGTGGGGGAGGGGGCACGGGGGTGA
- a CDS encoding AMP-binding enzyme — MRKVAWHLVSPFGVERALLELEEVAESGGLGRRTRFYARRWWHSSNLHGRFSPAPALELKLRLHVSKQVSRIAAPQEIILTDSIPKNKSGKIMCRVLKAPLSGATQATFRQWRSGHDHHRTGKRGFPQRL, encoded by the coding sequence ATGAGGAAAGTTGCGTGGCACCTAGTGAGTCCTTTTGGGGTGGAACGCGCGCTTCTCGAGCTTGAAGAAGTGGCGGAATCGGGGGGATTGGGGCGCCGGACCCGCTTTTATGCGAGAAGGTGGTGGCATTCGTCCAACCTGCACGGGCGCTTCAGCCCGGCGCCTGCGCTGGAACTGAAGCTCAGGCTGCACGTGTCGAAGCAGGTCTCCCGCATCGCCGCACCCCAGGAGATCATCTTAACTGACTCGATACCCAAGAACAAAAGCGGCAAGATCATGTGCCGTGTCCTGAAGGCACCCCTTAGCGGGGCGACCCAGGCGACATTTCGACAATGGAGATCTGGACATGACCACCATAGAACGGGTAAACGCGGTTTTCCGCAACGTCTTTGA
- a CDS encoding acyl carrier protein: MTTIERVNAVFRNVFDDDEIDVTPAMTANDVEGWDSLSHVNLLTALELDFGIRFSRKESFSFKCVGDMLSCIEAKLAA, translated from the coding sequence ATGACCACCATAGAACGGGTAAACGCGGTTTTCCGCAACGTCTTTGACGATGACGAGATCGATGTGACTCCCGCCATGACCGCAAACGACGTGGAGGGTTGGGATTCGCTTTCGCACGTGAACCTGCTCACCGCCCTGGAGCTCGACTTCGGCATCCGCTTTTCACGCAAGGAAAGCTTTTCCTTCAAGTGCGTAGGCGACATGCTCTCCTGCATCGAGGCGAAACTGGCGGCGTGA
- a CDS encoding glycosyltransferase family 4 protein: MTNAKTTIPTCVTCHAGSRDHYALSVALHEAKLLECLVTDFYTPDPLSDFYGKRRVAGLPSGKVVSVWQNALRRRLFRHAYDAADTELSVKGLKRALKSGSNLFFCSYTAFEAFSAIKAEKRDNLCLLFQLHPHPVSIKRILTDEIELVPQARDSIMSEIEMDPDSHVMQRLVEESRLADRCVVASSFTKETLVENGVAQERIRVVPYGVDAGRFTRKADYDLSGKALNLLFVGQMVQRKGLYYLLEAIKALGSDRVNLTIVGRGHIDHNLLAPYLAKYDIKVKINLSHEELLQEMHRNDCLVFPSLIEGFGHVILEAMSAGIPVICTPNTAGRDVFLSGHEGFVIPIRRMDLLAEKIEWCAGHKRDLKDMGLQAAETARQFTWDRFKNGIRDFYTEVTS; this comes from the coding sequence ATGACAAACGCAAAAACCACCATACCGACCTGCGTCACCTGCCATGCCGGCAGCCGGGACCACTACGCGCTTTCTGTCGCCCTGCACGAGGCGAAGTTACTGGAGTGCCTAGTTACGGACTTCTATACCCCGGACCCCCTGTCAGACTTTTACGGCAAGCGCCGTGTAGCCGGACTCCCCTCAGGCAAGGTAGTGAGCGTCTGGCAGAACGCGTTGAGGCGCAGGCTCTTTCGTCACGCCTACGACGCCGCCGACACCGAACTCTCAGTGAAAGGGCTGAAGCGCGCCCTGAAGAGCGGCTCGAACCTCTTTTTCTGCAGCTACACGGCCTTTGAGGCCTTCTCCGCCATCAAGGCCGAAAAGCGCGACAACCTCTGCCTTTTGTTCCAGCTGCACCCGCATCCGGTGAGCATAAAGCGCATCCTCACCGACGAGATCGAGCTTGTCCCGCAGGCCCGCGACTCCATCATGTCGGAGATCGAGATGGACCCGGATTCACACGTGATGCAAAGGCTCGTCGAGGAAAGCCGTCTTGCTGACCGCTGCGTGGTGGCGAGCTCCTTCACCAAGGAAACCCTCGTTGAAAACGGCGTGGCGCAGGAGCGGATCAGGGTCGTTCCCTACGGCGTCGACGCAGGCCGCTTCACGCGAAAAGCCGACTATGACCTCTCCGGCAAGGCGTTGAACCTCCTCTTCGTCGGCCAGATGGTGCAGAGAAAGGGTCTTTACTACCTCCTGGAGGCGATCAAGGCGCTCGGCTCGGACCGGGTGAACCTGACCATCGTCGGGCGGGGGCACATCGACCACAACCTCCTTGCTCCCTATCTCGCGAAGTACGACATCAAGGTGAAGATCAACCTTTCGCACGAGGAGCTCCTGCAGGAGATGCACCGAAACGATTGCCTGGTTTTTCCCTCGCTCATCGAGGGGTTCGGTCACGTGATCCTGGAGGCAATGAGTGCTGGGATTCCCGTAATCTGCACCCCAAATACGGCGGGGAGGGATGTCTTCCTTTCCGGACACGAAGGGTTCGTAATCCCGATCCGGCGCATGGATCTCCTCGCGGAGAAGATCGAGTGGTGCGCCGGGCACAAGAGAGATTTGAAGGATATGGGGCTGCAGGCGGCGGAGACGGCGCGCCAGTTCACTTGGGACCGCTTCAAAAACGGGATTCGCGACTTCTACACGGAGGTGACCTCGTGA
- a CDS encoding glycosyltransferase family 4 protein, giving the protein MKPRLTFYTNIPSPYNIDFFEALTEHFDLGVVYYSSIESDRQWTLVEDQARYKRICLENNLIARLIQKVKSDFHFSNAIFRQAFTDDARFVVASGNYYLPNTVAVLLISKLRGKVILWFGERLFTSRSKLRFLFKKMLMLPLRNCCKEVLCIGDAAASSYRAHGVKRPMEIVPYNINDSRYKKEALDPVRLERIRAELNPDGKCVVITSGSLIHRKGMDVAIEAFCTLPELLRQDAELWIMGDGELRAELEARVNGRGRVVFLGFKEKEEIPYLYGLSDLFLFCSRYDGWGVVVNEAMSASLPVVLSDRVVASQLVVEGKGGYVCASDSVADFRAALEKVVRDPALRRAMGEFNAQQAARWNSASMAAKVLEICGKYGQF; this is encoded by the coding sequence GTGAAGCCCCGGCTCACCTTCTACACGAACATACCGTCCCCCTACAATATCGATTTTTTCGAGGCGCTAACCGAGCACTTCGACCTGGGGGTCGTCTACTACTCCTCCATCGAGTCGGACCGGCAGTGGACCCTCGTGGAGGACCAGGCGAGGTACAAAAGGATCTGCCTGGAGAACAACCTCATCGCGCGATTGATTCAGAAGGTGAAGAGCGACTTCCACTTCAGTAACGCGATCTTCAGGCAGGCTTTCACCGACGACGCCCGTTTCGTCGTGGCAAGCGGCAACTACTACCTCCCGAATACCGTCGCCGTCCTTCTGATCTCGAAGTTGCGCGGCAAGGTGATCCTCTGGTTCGGGGAGCGGCTTTTCACATCGCGCTCGAAGCTCCGGTTCCTGTTCAAGAAGATGCTTATGTTGCCCCTTAGGAACTGCTGCAAGGAGGTACTTTGCATCGGTGACGCCGCTGCCTCAAGTTACCGGGCGCACGGGGTGAAGCGCCCGATGGAGATCGTCCCCTATAACATCAACGATAGCCGGTATAAGAAGGAGGCGCTCGATCCTGTCCGGCTTGAGCGGATTCGCGCGGAGCTCAATCCGGACGGGAAATGTGTCGTTATCACCTCGGGCTCGCTCATTCACAGAAAGGGGATGGACGTAGCCATCGAGGCTTTTTGTACCCTCCCGGAACTGTTGAGGCAGGATGCGGAACTCTGGATCATGGGCGATGGGGAGCTGCGTGCTGAGCTTGAGGCGCGGGTGAACGGGCGGGGCAGGGTGGTGTTTCTCGGTTTCAAGGAAAAGGAAGAGATTCCATACCTGTACGGGCTCTCCGACCTGTTCCTCTTCTGCAGCCGCTATGACGGATGGGGGGTGGTGGTGAACGAGGCGATGTCGGCCTCCCTGCCGGTGGTGTTGAGCGACCGGGTGGTCGCTTCGCAGCTGGTGGTGGAAGGAAAGGGTGGATACGTCTGCGCCTCGGACTCTGTAGCCGACTTCCGCGCCGCCTTGGAAAAGGTTGTTAGAGACCCAGCCCTGCGGCGGGCTATGGGTGAATTCAACGCGCAGCAGGCGGCTAGGTGGAATTCCGCCTCGATGGCCGCGAAGGTTCTGGAGATTTGCGGGAAATATGGACAATTTTGA
- a CDS encoding glycosyltransferase: protein MNEQLHLLYVTPSVSRLIYGIFEVERNLAHQLSARGIPVDVEGLVDACTEADLPRWRPLVPSVHKVSGPQIVGYSPSFYSKLMASKANVGHIHSLWSYTTYALYKWAKARRAPYLVTPNGMLDEWALKNSKWKKDIARFVCIDKILKEASCIQVNTMAEYESVRKLGLKNPVCVVNNGVNLPDLSLSHASPWRDLSDTKGKKVLLYLSRIHHKKGVHLLLQAWKELIERNIRGSEEWHLAVVGFKFDNNAYEKELLSFIKDNGMSGRVSTLGEQHGDAMGDCYFCCDAFILPSYSEGVPIAPLNAWAYAKPVIVTSGCNIDEGYRAGAAVKVEPEPVSIREGIEALIQSPAAKREEMGRRGRELVEAKFSWNAVGEQMTEVYQWLLDGRGIPTSMVDDGSMPGR from the coding sequence GTGAACGAGCAGCTGCACCTTTTATACGTGACCCCCTCGGTTTCGAGACTCATCTACGGCATCTTTGAGGTGGAAAGAAACCTGGCGCACCAGCTTTCGGCGCGCGGCATCCCCGTGGACGTTGAGGGGCTCGTTGACGCGTGCACCGAGGCGGACCTCCCGAGGTGGCGCCCCCTGGTCCCGTCGGTGCACAAGGTGTCGGGGCCGCAGATCGTCGGATACAGTCCTTCCTTCTACTCGAAGCTCATGGCGTCAAAGGCGAACGTCGGGCACATCCACTCGCTGTGGTCCTACACCACCTACGCCCTTTACAAGTGGGCGAAGGCGCGCCGTGCACCCTACCTCGTCACGCCGAATGGCATGCTGGACGAGTGGGCCCTGAAAAACTCCAAGTGGAAGAAGGACATCGCCCGCTTCGTCTGCATCGACAAGATACTGAAGGAGGCATCCTGCATCCAGGTGAACACAATGGCCGAGTACGAGTCGGTGCGAAAGCTCGGGCTAAAGAACCCCGTCTGTGTTGTGAATAACGGGGTTAATCTTCCGGACCTCTCTCTTTCGCACGCCTCCCCCTGGCGCGACCTCTCTGACACGAAAGGAAAGAAGGTTCTTTTGTACCTGAGCCGAATCCACCACAAAAAGGGGGTGCACCTCCTCTTGCAGGCCTGGAAGGAGCTTATAGAGCGCAATATCCGAGGGAGCGAAGAGTGGCACTTGGCCGTGGTCGGCTTCAAGTTCGATAACAACGCCTACGAAAAAGAGCTTCTCTCTTTCATAAAGGACAACGGGATGAGCGGGCGGGTCTCCACCCTCGGCGAGCAGCACGGCGATGCCATGGGCGATTGCTACTTTTGCTGTGACGCCTTCATCCTCCCCTCTTATAGCGAGGGGGTTCCCATCGCCCCGCTGAACGCTTGGGCCTACGCCAAGCCGGTCATCGTCACCTCCGGCTGCAACATCGACGAAGGGTACCGGGCAGGTGCAGCCGTCAAAGTCGAGCCGGAGCCTGTCTCGATCAGGGAGGGGATCGAGGCGCTGATCCAGTCCCCCGCGGCGAAACGCGAGGAGATGGGGCGCAGGGGAAGGGAACTCGTGGAAGCGAAGTTTTCCTGGAACGCCGTGGGAGAGCAGATGACGGAGGTGTACCAGTGGCTCCTTGATGGCCGGGGGATTCCCACCTCCATGGTCGACGACGGCTCCATGCCGGGAAGGTGA
- a CDS encoding WcaF family extracellular polysaccharide biosynthesis acetyltransferase — MRKRVELGRFDNSWYNPGRGGGLRLIWYFTNLIFFQSYFFPVYGLKTKILRLFGAEVGKNLVIKPSVNVKYPWNLKIGNDVWIGENVWIDSLAQVTIGSDVCISQGAMLLTGNHDYKKSTFDLMLGEIVLEDGVWVGAQSTVCPGVHCRSHSILSVGSVASKDLEEYAIYQGIPAVKVRERVID; from the coding sequence ATGAGGAAGAGGGTGGAACTCGGCAGATTCGACAATAGCTGGTACAACCCCGGCAGGGGGGGGGGCTTGCGCCTCATCTGGTACTTCACGAACCTGATTTTCTTCCAGAGCTATTTCTTCCCTGTATACGGATTAAAGACGAAGATCCTCCGGCTTTTCGGAGCGGAAGTGGGGAAGAATCTGGTCATCAAGCCCTCGGTGAACGTCAAGTACCCCTGGAACCTGAAGATCGGCAACGATGTATGGATTGGGGAGAATGTCTGGATCGACAGCCTTGCGCAGGTGACCATCGGGAGTGACGTATGCATCTCGCAGGGGGCGATGCTTCTTACCGGGAACCACGACTACAAAAAATCCACCTTCGACCTAATGCTCGGGGAGATCGTCCTAGAGGACGGGGTTTGGGTTGGGGCTCAAAGCACGGTCTGTCCCGGAGTCCATTGTCGCTCACACAGCATCCTGTCGGTGGGATCTGTGGCTTCGAAGGACCTCGAGGAATACGCAATTTACCAGGGAATACCCGCCGTCAAGGTGAGGGAGAGGGTGATTGACTAG
- a CDS encoding glycosyltransferase family 2 protein → MKISIITVVYNNRKYIADCIRSVSGQTHKDIEYIVVDGGSKDGTVDVIREHESAITNWTSERDSGIYDAMNKGVSRATGEVVGLLNADDVYYDDSVLATVADVMQDHTVDACYADLTYVDSDDLDKTVRFWRSEQYKPGYFRKGWVPAHPTFFVRRRVYQKYGLFDLDYRLAADFELMARFLERHQVKGVYIPRIFVKMRVGGATNKSVSNIVKQNVEIVRACKKNGIDMSLVSFARNKVVDRLRQFLVKPC, encoded by the coding sequence ATGAAGATTTCCATTATCACGGTGGTCTACAACAACCGGAAGTACATCGCCGACTGCATCCGCTCGGTCTCGGGGCAGACGCACAAGGACATCGAGTACATCGTGGTCGACGGCGGTTCGAAAGACGGCACTGTTGACGTGATCCGTGAGCACGAGTCGGCGATCACCAACTGGACCAGTGAGCGGGATAGCGGCATCTACGACGCAATGAACAAGGGGGTGAGCCGTGCCACCGGCGAGGTGGTGGGGCTTTTGAACGCCGACGACGTCTATTATGACGACAGCGTGCTGGCCACCGTGGCCGACGTCATGCAAGACCATACAGTAGACGCCTGCTATGCCGATCTCACCTACGTGGACAGCGATGACCTTGACAAAACCGTCCGCTTCTGGCGCTCCGAGCAGTATAAGCCGGGGTACTTCCGCAAGGGTTGGGTGCCGGCGCATCCTACCTTCTTCGTGAGAAGGAGAGTGTACCAAAAGTACGGTCTCTTCGATCTCGACTACCGCCTGGCCGCCGACTTTGAGCTGATGGCGCGCTTTCTGGAGCGACATCAAGTGAAAGGCGTTTACATTCCACGCATCTTCGTGAAAATGCGGGTCGGCGGTGCTACCAACAAGTCCGTCTCCAACATCGTGAAGCAGAACGTGGAGATCGTCAGGGCCTGCAAGAAAAACGGTATTGACATGTCGCTGGTAAGTTTCGCACGCAACAAGGTGGTGGACCGTTTAAGGCAGTTTCTCGTCAAGCCCTGCTGA
- a CDS encoding NAD-dependent epimerase/dehydratase family protein, whose translation MQKRGNCLVLGGCGFIGSHLSEALLACGHFVRIFDKRNVNTANIAAFKDRVELVTGDFMNEDELRGVLKDIDVVVHLVSMTLPKSSNDNMIYDVETNLSGTLRLLNLARQQGVSKVVYASSGGTVYGVPQFQPITESHPVDPLCSYGITKLATEKYLHLYRHLYGLDYTVLRIANPYGERQDPASGQGAVTTFVWRALSGEPIVIWGDGSVARDFLHISDLVDAFLRVIHGGTPSRVYNIGCGEPCTLNRLVEVIGRVTGTKPSVEYKPVRKLDVPVNYLDVTLAREELGWTPRLDLDQGIARLARYVRAELNR comes from the coding sequence ATGCAAAAAAGGGGTAACTGTCTTGTTCTAGGAGGATGCGGCTTCATCGGCTCCCACCTAAGCGAAGCACTTTTGGCATGCGGCCATTTCGTGCGCATTTTCGATAAGCGCAACGTAAACACGGCGAACATCGCCGCCTTCAAAGACCGGGTCGAGCTGGTCACCGGCGATTTCATGAACGAGGACGAACTTCGCGGCGTGCTCAAGGACATCGACGTGGTTGTGCACCTGGTCAGCATGACGCTCCCCAAGTCCTCCAACGACAACATGATCTACGACGTCGAGACGAACCTAAGCGGAACCCTGCGGCTTTTGAACTTGGCTCGGCAGCAGGGGGTCTCGAAGGTCGTCTACGCCTCCTCCGGCGGCACAGTCTACGGCGTTCCGCAGTTCCAGCCCATAACCGAGAGCCACCCGGTCGATCCGCTCTGCTCCTACGGCATCACGAAGCTTGCCACGGAAAAATACCTGCATCTGTACCGGCACCTCTACGGACTGGACTACACGGTGCTCCGCATCGCGAACCCCTACGGGGAGCGGCAGGATCCGGCCTCCGGGCAAGGGGCAGTAACGACCTTCGTCTGGCGGGCACTGTCCGGCGAGCCGATCGTGATCTGGGGGGACGGCTCGGTTGCCAGGGACTTCCTCCACATCTCGGATCTCGTGGACGCCTTTCTGCGGGTCATCCATGGGGGCACCCCCTCCCGGGTCTACAACATCGGATGCGGTGAGCCCTGCACCCTCAACCGCCTGGTCGAGGTGATCGGCAGGGTTACGGGCACGAAGCCATCTGTGGAATACAAGCCGGTCCGCAAGCTCGATGTCCCCGTCAACTATCTTGATGTGACACTGGCGAGGGAGGAACTCGGCTGGACGCCCCGGCTCGACCTAGATCAGGGGATTGCACGCCTGGCTAGGTACGTCCGCGCGGAACTCAACAGGTGA
- a CDS encoding NAD-dependent epimerase/dehydratase family protein, with amino-acid sequence MPCVLVTGATGFVGRRLCAELMARGCAVRGTLLPGEKAESLIEGVRPAPIEPMGPETAWAEALHGVETLVHLAARVHVMRETAEDPLKEFRRTNTEGTLRLARECARAGVRRLVFMSTIGVNGDESGNLPFTEISPVHPHNNYSISKLEAERGLAEVARETGLEAVILRAPLVYGPGTPGNFFTLLKAVQKGLPLPLASVDNRRSLLYVGNLAHALMTAASHPKAAGELYLVSDGEDVSTPSLIRTLAEGMEKKARLLPFPTSLLRLVGEAAGRGGAVRSLVASLQVDSGRIRQELDWQPIVGAREALLQTARWHAKEQIDLGDCLVEGRAWRR; translated from the coding sequence ATGCCCTGTGTCCTCGTAACCGGCGCCACCGGCTTCGTAGGGAGGCGCCTCTGCGCAGAACTCATGGCCCGTGGCTGCGCGGTGCGCGGTACGCTTCTTCCCGGTGAGAAAGCGGAGTCCCTCATCGAAGGTGTGCGCCCGGCCCCCATCGAGCCCATGGGACCGGAGACCGCGTGGGCGGAAGCCCTCCACGGCGTGGAGACGCTGGTGCATCTGGCCGCGCGGGTCCATGTCATGCGCGAGACGGCTGAGGACCCGCTGAAAGAATTTCGCCGCACCAACACCGAAGGGACCTTAAGGCTTGCGCGCGAGTGCGCCCGGGCAGGGGTGCGCCGCCTTGTTTTCATGAGCACCATCGGCGTGAACGGCGACGAATCAGGAAACCTCCCCTTCACCGAAATAAGCCCTGTCCATCCGCACAACAATTACTCGATTTCGAAGCTTGAGGCGGAGCGCGGTCTTGCCGAAGTGGCGCGGGAGACGGGGCTGGAAGCGGTCATCCTGCGTGCACCGCTCGTGTACGGCCCTGGCACCCCGGGGAATTTCTTCACCCTTTTGAAGGCGGTGCAAAAGGGGCTTCCGCTCCCCCTTGCCTCCGTCGACAACCGCCGCAGCTTACTCTACGTTGGCAATTTGGCCCATGCCCTGATGACCGCGGCCAGTCACCCGAAAGCAGCAGGGGAGCTTTATCTCGTCTCCGACGGTGAAGACGTCTCCACGCCGTCCTTGATCCGGACTTTAGCAGAGGGGATGGAGAAAAAGGCGCGTCTGCTCCCTTTCCCCACCTCTCTTTTGCGGCTTGTGGGAGAAGCGGCCGGGCGGGGGGGGGCGGTGCGGAGCCTCGTCGCCTCGCTCCAAGTCGACAGCGGCAGGATCCGTCAGGAGCTTGACTGGCAGCCGATCGTCGGCGCGCGGGAGGCGCTTCTGCAAACGGCGCGCTGGCACGCGAAAGAGCAAATTGACCTGGGAGACTGCCTGGTAGAGGGACGCGCGTGGAGGCGGTGA